The proteins below come from a single Roseiflexus sp. RS-1 genomic window:
- a CDS encoding alpha/beta hydrolase-fold protein, with protein sequence MQVERRFSAALDMERDLTLYLPPGHAVSGNYPVIYAADGEAVAGLAQVIEPLITAGSIPPLLIVGVHSGESDVRAMEYLPHINPQRFMAHARFFVTGVASWDEKELGATPERMQRAVFGFSNGYCLPSG encoded by the coding sequence GTGCAGGTCGAGCGGCGGTTCAGCGCAGCCCTGGATATGGAGCGCGACCTCACACTCTATCTTCCGCCGGGCCACGCCGTTTCTGGGAACTACCCGGTCATCTACGCAGCTGATGGTGAAGCGGTAGCAGGACTGGCGCAGGTCATCGAGCCGCTTATCACTGCGGGATCAATCCCGCCGCTCCTGATTGTCGGCGTCCACTCCGGCGAAAGCGATGTGCGCGCCATGGAATATTTGCCGCACATCAATCCGCAACGGTTTATGGCCCACGCCCGTTTCTTTGTGACCGGGGTTGCATCATGGGACGAGAAAGAGTTGGGCGCAACACCAGAGCGTATGCAGCGCGCGGTATTCGGCTTCTCCAACGGCTATTGTTTGCCGTCGGGGTAA
- a CDS encoding DUF507 family protein — protein MRLSEDKIRRIAERLHDELEQRGLVAYKDPRGATPGAGRAARVKAIYDFIVADLKIEEEIDAEVERILSTYSREIKGTERDVLFRKHKEEVARKRGYIL, from the coding sequence ATGCGCCTGAGTGAAGACAAAATTCGCCGGATCGCCGAGCGACTGCACGATGAACTGGAACAACGCGGGTTGGTGGCGTACAAGGATCCGCGCGGCGCGACCCCCGGCGCCGGGCGCGCGGCGCGCGTCAAAGCGATCTATGATTTCATCGTTGCCGATCTGAAGATCGAGGAGGAGATCGACGCCGAAGTCGAACGGATTCTCAGCACCTACTCGCGCGAAATCAAGGGCACCGAGCGCGATGTGCTCTTTCGCAAGCACAAAGAAGAAGTGGCGCGCAAACGGGGGTATATTCTCTGA
- the glgA gene encoding glycogen synthase GlgA, translating into MPRPKRTRAVPQEGPALRIAMIASECVPFAKTGGLADVVGSLPKALRALGHDVIVIMPLYSFINRERYNIRPFLAPMGVWMGDTEEWCAVQTTTHDGVPIFFIEFEKYFGRPGLYHDADYNDYLDNPRRFGFLTRAGLQLCIDMGFRPDIVHAHDWHTALAAAYLKIWHWNDPVLGGAASVLTIHNIAYQGVYDAVHYPYLGLQWGNFTPDKFEDHGRINFLKGGIQYSDMINTVSPTYARETRTPEGGHGLAMYLNDRGDAYRGILNGADYTQWNPETDPLIPARYSARNLTGKAICKRELQLRMGLDPNPNIPIVGVVSRLAHQKGLDLLAGAIEGLVNQALVQFAILGAGDRGLEGYYGLLPIRFPGRVGSFIGYDNQLAHWIEAGSDFFAMPSRYEPCGLNQIYSLRYGTLPIVRATGGLEDTVQQYDEQTGAGTGFKFYEPSVHAVYYTIGWAISTYFDRPHHMQQMIQTAMAQDFSWERSAREYVQLYRDAIARKRGM; encoded by the coding sequence ATGCCACGCCCCAAACGCACGCGCGCCGTGCCCCAGGAAGGTCCGGCGCTGCGGATCGCCATGATTGCATCGGAATGCGTGCCATTCGCCAAAACCGGTGGATTGGCGGATGTTGTGGGTTCACTGCCGAAGGCGCTGCGCGCCCTGGGTCACGATGTCATTGTGATCATGCCGCTCTATAGTTTTATTAATCGTGAGCGCTACAACATTCGCCCGTTCCTGGCGCCGATGGGGGTCTGGATGGGGGATACCGAAGAATGGTGCGCCGTTCAGACCACCACGCACGACGGAGTACCGATATTTTTCATCGAGTTCGAGAAATATTTCGGACGCCCCGGATTGTACCACGACGCCGATTATAACGATTATCTCGATAACCCGCGCCGCTTCGGCTTTCTGACGCGCGCCGGATTGCAACTTTGCATCGACATGGGGTTCCGCCCCGATATCGTTCACGCGCACGACTGGCATACGGCGCTGGCGGCGGCATACCTCAAGATCTGGCACTGGAATGACCCGGTGCTGGGTGGCGCGGCGAGTGTGTTGACCATTCATAACATTGCGTACCAGGGTGTGTACGATGCTGTGCACTATCCCTATCTGGGATTGCAGTGGGGTAATTTCACTCCCGACAAGTTCGAGGATCACGGGCGGATCAACTTTCTCAAGGGGGGTATTCAGTATTCCGATATGATCAACACGGTCAGTCCGACCTACGCCCGGGAGACGCGCACCCCGGAAGGCGGGCATGGTCTGGCGATGTACCTGAATGACCGGGGCGACGCCTATCGGGGCATTCTGAACGGCGCCGATTACACCCAGTGGAATCCAGAGACCGACCCCCTTATTCCGGCGCGGTACAGCGCCCGCAACCTGACGGGCAAAGCGATCTGCAAACGCGAATTGCAACTGCGGATGGGTCTCGACCCCAACCCCAATATCCCGATTGTTGGCGTTGTCAGCCGCCTGGCGCATCAGAAGGGTCTCGACCTGCTGGCGGGCGCGATTGAAGGGTTGGTGAACCAGGCGCTGGTGCAGTTTGCCATTCTGGGTGCAGGCGATAGGGGTCTGGAAGGGTATTACGGGCTGCTGCCGATCCGTTTTCCGGGACGAGTCGGCAGTTTCATCGGCTACGATAACCAGCTGGCGCACTGGATCGAAGCCGGCAGCGACTTCTTCGCCATGCCGTCGCGCTATGAGCCGTGCGGATTGAACCAGATCTATTCGTTGCGCTACGGCACGCTGCCGATTGTGCGCGCCACCGGCGGTCTGGAAGATACGGTGCAGCAGTACGACGAGCAAACCGGCGCCGGCACCGGCTTCAAGTTCTACGAACCAAGCGTCCATGCTGTCTATTACACCATCGGCTGGGCGATCAGCACCTACTTCGACCGACCGCACCATATGCAGCAGATGATTCAGACAGCGATGGCGCAGGATTTCTCGTGGGAGCGCAGCGCCAGAGAGTATGTGCAGTTGTACCGTGATGCAATTGCGCGCAAACGGGGGATGTAA
- a CDS encoding zinc ribbon domain-containing protein encodes MNSSEQSLSRFCTFCGADLPPGHPRFCIECGQPVESSLRVEDAAPHATTGPTVRLANARTGQIVVGGTVKLPSSGAVPPGLWFTPELPGPDDIVAIYAPLRAVVGGWSGLTDHGWKKCDQEWAADGTSRTLVRFTVERVWFAAPGAAHNMRLQVQIGAVAHADEGRTRRGFRYRIGADPPMDVVAAWWIEGQTPRFDLPVPQIQIMAPPRVPRVSDYPETVRRMNAREAETWARQGEVHGLFRMPNSAQQRTPAGRGIPLIEVSALGALLRFGGAVERLYRVQMFRPLVCDAATWKRLKQRIAQEAASLGLDMNTDAMIEWWLDREGYDGALFERNAHPYGGGRAAIAFRRSQIALIE; translated from the coding sequence ATGAACAGCAGCGAGCAGTCTCTTTCGCGCTTTTGCACATTCTGCGGTGCAGACCTGCCGCCCGGTCATCCGCGTTTCTGCATCGAATGCGGTCAGCCGGTTGAGTCGTCGCTGCGTGTTGAGGATGCTGCACCTCATGCGACGACCGGACCGACAGTACGCCTGGCAAATGCTCGCACCGGGCAGATCGTTGTCGGCGGCACGGTGAAGTTACCGTCATCAGGCGCTGTACCGCCGGGGTTGTGGTTTACGCCGGAATTGCCCGGTCCTGACGATATTGTTGCAATCTATGCGCCGTTACGCGCAGTTGTGGGAGGCTGGAGCGGTCTGACCGACCACGGCTGGAAGAAATGTGACCAGGAGTGGGCAGCGGATGGAACCAGCCGCACGCTGGTGCGATTCACAGTTGAGCGCGTCTGGTTTGCAGCGCCGGGTGCAGCGCACAATATGCGCTTGCAGGTGCAGATCGGGGCTGTGGCGCACGCCGATGAGGGGCGCACACGACGCGGATTCCGCTACCGGATTGGCGCCGATCCGCCGATGGATGTCGTTGCTGCCTGGTGGATCGAGGGGCAGACGCCGCGCTTTGATCTGCCAGTGCCGCAGATCCAGATCATGGCGCCGCCGCGTGTTCCGCGCGTGTCGGATTATCCTGAGACGGTGCGCCGCATGAACGCCCGCGAGGCGGAAACGTGGGCGCGTCAGGGGGAAGTGCACGGGCTGTTCCGTATGCCGAACAGCGCCCAGCAGCGCACGCCAGCGGGTCGCGGCATCCCGCTGATCGAAGTCTCGGCGCTTGGCGCGTTGCTTCGTTTTGGCGGGGCAGTCGAGCGCCTCTACCGGGTGCAAATGTTTCGTCCGCTGGTGTGTGACGCTGCAACCTGGAAGCGCCTCAAACAGCGGATCGCGCAGGAGGCGGCGAGTCTGGGTCTCGATATGAACACAGACGCAATGATCGAATGGTGGCTTGATCGCGAGGGGTACGATGGTGCGCTCTTCGAGCGCAATGCGCATCCGTATGGCGGCGGTCGCGCCGCGATCGCCTTTCGCCGCAGCCAGATCGCCTTGATTGAATAA
- the deoC gene encoding deoxyribose-phosphate aldolase: MSEVSIETLTYEQVAKTIDHSLLRPELTTQEVAAGCDLARRYHTASVCVKPCDVPLAARLLAGSDVAVGTVVGFPHGSSATAVKVFEARLAIEQGAVELDMVINIGWLRSGHDDDVLEDIRAVVIATEGRALVKVILENAYLSDAEKERASRLVEAAGADFVKTSTGFAPSGATIPDLILMRRSVSPRVQVKAAGGVRTLDALIDVLRVGVTRVGATATATILDEFCRRKGLPVIGEGAKAPITTGGY; the protein is encoded by the coding sequence ATGTCCGAAGTATCGATTGAGACCCTGACCTACGAACAGGTGGCGAAGACAATCGACCATTCCCTGCTGCGTCCCGAACTGACGACCCAGGAGGTCGCTGCGGGGTGTGATCTCGCACGGCGCTACCACACTGCGTCGGTGTGCGTCAAGCCATGTGATGTACCGCTGGCGGCGCGTCTTCTGGCGGGCAGCGATGTGGCGGTTGGCACGGTCGTCGGATTTCCGCATGGCAGCAGCGCGACCGCCGTCAAGGTGTTCGAGGCTCGTCTGGCAATCGAGCAGGGCGCCGTCGAACTCGACATGGTGATCAACATCGGCTGGTTGCGCTCCGGTCACGATGACGATGTGCTCGAAGATATTCGCGCTGTGGTGATTGCCACCGAGGGGCGGGCATTGGTGAAAGTCATTCTTGAGAATGCGTATCTCAGCGATGCCGAAAAGGAACGCGCTTCGCGCCTGGTCGAAGCGGCAGGAGCGGACTTCGTCAAGACCTCGACCGGCTTCGCTCCGTCTGGCGCAACCATTCCAGACCTGATCCTGATGCGACGGAGCGTGTCGCCGCGGGTGCAGGTGAAAGCGGCTGGCGGTGTGCGCACGCTTGATGCGCTGATCGATGTGTTGCGCGTTGGGGTGACCCGTGTCGGCGCAACAGCGACCGCCACCATCCTCGACGAGTTCTGTCGGCGCAAAGGGTTGCCGGTGATCGGCGAAGGAGCGAAGGCGCCGATCACGACGGGAGGGTATTAA
- a CDS encoding Gfo/Idh/MocA family protein — MPEIAAAVVGTGFIGVVHVEALRRLGIPVLGVVGSSVERARAKADAMGISVYASFEDMLADPRVTVVHITTPNYLHFPQVKAAIAAGKHVVCEKPLAMTSAESAELLHLATEAGIVHAVNFNIRFYPLCQHARALVQAGDIGAPRIIQGSYLQDWLMLPTDWNWRLEPELGGELRAVADIGSHWLDLTTFITGEKVSAVMADLATFIPVRRKPTRPIDTFTGKEVTVTETIDQPIHTEDYASILLRFASGARGVLTVSQVSPGRKNRLSFEIDGERSALAWDSERPEELWLGRRETASGLLLRDPALLLPAARSTTDYPGGHAEGFPDTFKQLYKAVYRAVAAGAPPTTPDYPTFADGHEELLLGEAILRSAREERWVAIER, encoded by the coding sequence ATGCCAGAGATCGCCGCCGCTGTTGTCGGTACAGGATTTATCGGCGTTGTGCACGTCGAGGCGCTCCGCCGGCTCGGCATTCCGGTGCTCGGCGTGGTCGGCTCGAGCGTCGAACGCGCCCGCGCGAAAGCCGATGCAATGGGCATTTCGGTCTATGCCAGTTTTGAGGATATGCTGGCTGATCCGCGGGTCACTGTGGTTCACATCACCACCCCGAACTACCTGCACTTCCCGCAGGTCAAAGCGGCAATCGCCGCCGGTAAGCACGTAGTCTGCGAAAAGCCCCTGGCGATGACGTCCGCCGAGTCGGCGGAACTGCTGCACCTGGCAACCGAAGCAGGCATCGTCCACGCCGTCAATTTCAATATTCGCTTCTACCCGCTCTGCCAGCACGCCCGCGCCCTGGTGCAGGCAGGTGACATCGGCGCACCGCGCATTATTCAGGGATCGTACCTCCAGGACTGGCTCATGCTGCCCACCGACTGGAACTGGCGGCTGGAGCCGGAACTCGGCGGCGAATTGCGCGCCGTGGCCGATATTGGTTCGCACTGGCTCGACCTGACGACCTTCATCACCGGCGAGAAGGTCAGTGCAGTGATGGCCGACCTGGCAACATTCATTCCGGTGCGCCGCAAACCCACCCGACCTATCGACACCTTCACCGGCAAAGAGGTAACCGTTACCGAGACGATCGATCAACCTATCCATACTGAAGACTATGCGAGCATCCTGCTGCGCTTCGCAAGCGGTGCACGCGGCGTCCTGACAGTGTCACAGGTCAGTCCGGGGCGCAAAAACCGGCTGAGTTTCGAGATCGATGGCGAGCGTTCGGCGCTGGCGTGGGATTCGGAGCGTCCTGAGGAGTTGTGGTTGGGGCGTCGCGAGACCGCAAGCGGACTGTTGCTGCGCGATCCGGCGTTACTGCTCCCGGCTGCCCGCAGCACAACCGATTACCCCGGCGGTCATGCCGAAGGCTTCCCCGATACCTTCAAACAACTCTACAAAGCGGTCTACCGCGCGGTTGCCGCAGGCGCGCCGCCAACGACGCCCGACTACCCGACATTCGCCGACGGTCATGAGGAACTACTGCTGGGAGAAGCGATCCTGCGCAGCGCGCGCGAGGAGCGCTGGGTGGCAATCGAACGCTAA
- a CDS encoding sugar phosphate isomerase/epimerase family protein, translating into MKLGFFTAALPHLSLEECAEWGAANGFEAIEIACWPAGSGKERRYAGVCHIDVETLTDARATEIRDLMARTGLTISSLGYYPNNLHPDPEHRAQVNAHLKKVIDAASKLGVGIVGTFIGRDPAKNVPDNLEQFAAVWPPLVRYAAERHIRIAIENCPMIFSYDEWPGGTNLAHSPAIWREMFRIIPDENFGLNLDPSHLVWQMIDYERAVYEFKDRIFHVHAKDMEINRDGLYAHGVMSAGMGWQIPRLPGLGEVRWDRFIAALYAVGYDFVVSIEHEDRRFEGTEELVKRGFLLARNVLRPYLV; encoded by the coding sequence ATGAAACTCGGATTCTTCACGGCTGCGCTGCCGCATCTCTCACTCGAGGAATGCGCCGAATGGGGTGCGGCGAACGGCTTTGAAGCCATTGAGATCGCCTGCTGGCCCGCCGGTTCTGGTAAGGAACGGCGCTATGCCGGCGTCTGTCACATCGATGTCGAGACGCTCACCGATGCGCGCGCGACCGAAATCCGTGACCTGATGGCGCGTACCGGTCTGACAATCTCATCACTCGGCTACTACCCCAACAACCTGCATCCCGACCCGGAGCATCGGGCGCAGGTCAACGCCCATCTCAAGAAGGTCATCGACGCCGCCAGCAAACTGGGAGTCGGGATCGTCGGCACCTTCATCGGGCGCGACCCGGCGAAGAACGTTCCCGACAACCTTGAACAGTTTGCGGCAGTCTGGCCCCCGCTGGTGCGCTACGCCGCTGAGCGCCATATCAGGATCGCCATCGAAAACTGCCCGATGATCTTCAGTTACGACGAATGGCCCGGCGGCACGAACCTGGCGCATTCACCGGCGATCTGGCGCGAAATGTTCCGCATTATCCCGGACGAAAACTTCGGCTTGAACCTCGACCCATCGCATCTCGTCTGGCAGATGATCGACTATGAGCGCGCAGTGTACGAATTCAAGGATCGGATCTTCCATGTCCATGCCAAGGATATGGAGATCAACCGTGATGGACTGTATGCGCACGGAGTGATGTCCGCCGGTATGGGATGGCAGATCCCGCGCCTGCCGGGGCTGGGTGAAGTGCGATGGGATCGCTTTATCGCTGCGCTTTACGCCGTCGGGTACGACTTTGTGGTGAGTATCGAGCACGAGGATCGCCGGTTTGAGGGAACCGAAGAACTGGTGAAGCGAGGATTCCTGCTTGCGCGCAATGTGCTGCGCCCGTATCTGGTGTGA
- a CDS encoding sulfite oxidase-like oxidoreductase encodes MFDAFKKNDDRIPPDRRDRVPPGQYVTEKFPVLHYGDVPIYHDVENTWDLRVWGEIEAPARFSFAEFRALPTITITTDIHCVTRWSKLDTRWEGVQFKEFLRHLPPLKPSARYVMAHCEQGFTANVPLEVLLEDDALLAYKYEGEELTPEHGYPLRLLTPRKYFWKSAKWLRGIEFMAEDRPGFWERYGYNNNADPWKEERFADE; translated from the coding sequence ATGTTTGACGCATTCAAGAAGAACGATGATCGTATTCCCCCCGACAGGCGCGATCGTGTTCCTCCGGGTCAGTACGTAACCGAGAAGTTTCCCGTTCTTCACTACGGCGACGTTCCAATCTATCACGATGTTGAAAACACCTGGGATCTGCGCGTCTGGGGTGAGATTGAGGCGCCAGCACGCTTCAGTTTTGCCGAGTTCCGCGCCCTGCCTACGATCACCATCACGACCGATATTCACTGTGTGACCCGATGGAGCAAACTCGATACCCGCTGGGAAGGCGTGCAGTTCAAGGAGTTTCTCAGGCATCTGCCGCCGCTCAAGCCGTCGGCGCGGTATGTGATGGCGCACTGCGAGCAGGGTTTTACGGCGAATGTGCCGCTCGAGGTGTTGCTGGAGGACGATGCGCTCCTGGCGTATAAATATGAAGGCGAGGAGTTGACCCCGGAACACGGCTATCCGCTGCGTCTGCTGACGCCGCGCAAGTATTTCTGGAAAAGCGCCAAATGGCTGCGCGGCATCGAGTTCATGGCAGAGGATCGCCCTGGTTTCTGGGAACGCTACGGCTATAACAATAATGCCGATCCCTGGAAGGAAGAACGCTTCGCCGATGAATGA
- a CDS encoding response regulator transcription factor, whose amino-acid sequence MSQSERILLVDDEANIRLTLGAMLTRAGYDVTTASGGAEAIALLEEQAFDLLIIDLKMPGVDGMQVVTAARARHPDVPIIILTGHGSLETAVEGLRQGIFDYLLKNTEPAKVIERVQAALQAHAAEQRRRALLNAVEAAVQELRGSVAATAETPSAPQTERTIVIGQLQLDTWRQVATLGGRTLALTPTEFRVLLCLAEHAGTMLSYSQLVKCAQGYDASDLEAGELIKPHIHHLRQKLEPDPSSPRYILNVRGKGYLLAINNE is encoded by the coding sequence ATGAGCCAATCAGAGCGAATCCTGCTGGTTGACGATGAAGCCAACATTCGGCTGACGCTAGGCGCAATGCTGACACGTGCCGGCTATGACGTAACGACCGCTTCCGGCGGCGCTGAGGCGATCGCCCTCCTCGAAGAGCAGGCGTTCGACCTCCTGATCATCGATCTCAAGATGCCTGGCGTTGACGGGATGCAGGTGGTCACCGCAGCTCGTGCGCGCCACCCTGACGTGCCGATCATTATCCTGACCGGGCACGGCTCGCTTGAAACCGCTGTCGAAGGGTTGCGCCAGGGCATCTTCGACTATCTGTTGAAGAACACCGAACCGGCGAAGGTGATCGAGCGTGTTCAGGCGGCGCTGCAGGCGCACGCTGCCGAACAACGCCGCCGTGCGCTGCTGAACGCCGTCGAAGCGGCGGTTCAGGAACTGCGCGGCTCGGTCGCTGCCACCGCCGAGACGCCGTCGGCGCCGCAAACGGAGCGGACGATCGTCATCGGGCAGTTGCAACTCGATACATGGCGTCAGGTAGCCACGCTTGGCGGGCGGACGCTGGCGCTTACGCCGACCGAGTTTCGCGTGCTCCTCTGCCTGGCGGAACACGCGGGCACGATGCTTTCCTACAGTCAGCTGGTCAAATGCGCCCAGGGGTACGATGCCAGCGATCTCGAAGCCGGCGAACTGATCAAGCCCCACATCCACCATTTGCGCCAGAAACTGGAGCCAGATCCCAGTTCGCCGCGCTACATTCTGAATGTGCGGGGGAAGGGGTATCTGCTGGCGATCAATAATGAGTAG
- a CDS encoding aminotransferase-like domain-containing protein, whose protein sequence is MHDTIIFTRGVPPAEAFPTAQIAECLATAVETDAAVVLQYGHQPGYAPLRALLAADYGVKDNEIMVANGSLQLQDLLAAHLVRPGTTVLTEQPSYDRAITTFRRRGARVVGIPLEADGLDVARLEAEVKRQTPAFLYTVPDFQNPAGVTTSLEKRRAILDIAERYGFWVIEDIPYRLLRYRGESVPMMRAINPGRVITITSFSKLLSPGMRVGYLVAPSSLVAAVTKEAENTYLSPVLPTQAAVAEFIRRGWMAPNIERLKELYRPRWEAMMNAVRRYLSGVAASEPDGGFFISVTLPADANTRNLVARAKEIGLVLTEGQAFFADPDEGPAPDGERFVRLPFCAVTPEQIDEGVRRLASLL, encoded by the coding sequence ATGCACGACACCATCATTTTCACCCGTGGCGTTCCGCCAGCCGAAGCATTTCCAACCGCGCAGATCGCCGAATGTCTGGCGACGGCAGTCGAGACGGATGCGGCAGTCGTTCTCCAGTACGGTCACCAGCCCGGCTATGCACCGCTACGGGCGCTGCTCGCCGCCGACTACGGCGTGAAGGACAACGAAATCATGGTCGCCAATGGATCATTGCAGTTGCAGGATCTGCTGGCGGCGCATCTGGTGCGTCCAGGGACGACGGTGCTGACCGAACAGCCCAGTTACGACCGCGCCATTACGACGTTTCGCCGTCGTGGTGCGCGGGTGGTCGGTATTCCCCTCGAAGCCGATGGGCTTGACGTGGCGCGTCTCGAAGCCGAGGTCAAACGGCAGACCCCGGCATTCCTCTACACGGTTCCCGATTTCCAGAACCCGGCCGGGGTGACGACATCGCTGGAAAAGCGGCGCGCAATTCTGGACATCGCCGAACGGTATGGCTTCTGGGTGATCGAGGACATTCCGTATCGATTGCTGCGCTACCGTGGCGAGAGCGTGCCGATGATGCGCGCGATCAATCCCGGACGGGTGATCACCATCACATCGTTCAGCAAACTTCTCAGTCCTGGCATGCGCGTCGGCTATCTGGTGGCGCCGTCGTCGCTGGTGGCGGCGGTGACGAAGGAAGCGGAGAACACGTATCTTTCGCCGGTGCTCCCGACGCAGGCAGCAGTTGCAGAGTTTATCCGGCGCGGCTGGATGGCGCCGAACATCGAGCGGCTGAAAGAACTCTACCGCCCCCGCTGGGAAGCGATGATGAACGCGGTGCGGCGCTACCTGAGCGGCGTCGCCGCTTCCGAACCGGATGGCGGCTTCTTCATCAGCGTCACCCTGCCGGCTGATGCCAATACCCGCAACCTGGTTGCACGCGCGAAGGAGATCGGTCTGGTATTGACCGAAGGGCAGGCGTTCTTTGCCGACCCTGACGAAGGTCCGGCGCCGGATGGCGAACGCTTTGTTCGGCTGCCGTTCTGCGCGGTGACGCCGGAGCAGATCGACGAGGGCGTGCGCCGACTGGCGTCGCTGCTGTAA
- a CDS encoding YgaP family membrane protein: MLPVNESVLDRDIRLGVGLLMFLFGFFGLTGIWQIMLTVIAVLLILSAVTGFCPLYAVLHVNTAEHSKR, translated from the coding sequence GTGCTACCTGTCAATGAAAGCGTCCTTGACCGCGACATTCGTCTTGGCGTCGGCTTGTTGATGTTTCTGTTCGGCTTCTTTGGGCTGACCGGCATCTGGCAGATTATGCTTACCGTTATCGCTGTGTTGCTGATTCTCAGCGCAGTGACCGGTTTTTGCCCGCTGTATGCGGTTCTCCACGTCAATACTGCCGAACACAGCAAGCGGTAA
- a CDS encoding class I SAM-dependent methyltransferase, protein MPGISFDRAVDYYDATRGYPPGVAERLRDAIIAALELSRSAQILEAGVGTGRIAIPFIEAGYFYAGVDLSRRMMGQLRRKLDSRVHRVHLICGDAMHLPIADSTFDAVVMVHVLHLVEDWRQVLNEAHRALRPGGAIVLADEVRGECDGADHTPRAQVQRAWSAILDELNVPPDQRRDGAPHGLDERFRDHLHALGATVERTTLITYRQQLQTVREVARRYQERMYSSCWILPDHIHAEAARRLQHWIDEQCPDPDTPRDAPARIDAMIARRT, encoded by the coding sequence ATGCCAGGCATTTCATTTGATCGTGCAGTTGATTATTACGACGCCACCCGTGGCTATCCGCCGGGTGTGGCGGAGCGTCTCCGCGACGCGATCATTGCAGCCCTTGAACTGAGCCGGAGCGCACAGATACTGGAAGCTGGCGTCGGGACGGGACGTATCGCCATTCCATTCATCGAGGCAGGGTACTTCTACGCCGGAGTCGATCTCTCGCGTCGGATGATGGGGCAACTGCGTCGGAAACTCGATAGTCGAGTCCACCGTGTGCATCTGATATGCGGCGATGCGATGCACCTCCCCATAGCCGACTCAACCTTCGACGCCGTGGTGATGGTTCACGTGCTCCATCTGGTAGAAGACTGGCGCCAGGTGCTGAATGAAGCGCATCGTGCGCTACGACCAGGGGGAGCGATCGTGCTTGCCGACGAGGTACGTGGCGAATGTGACGGCGCGGATCACACGCCCCGCGCCCAGGTGCAACGCGCATGGTCCGCCATTCTTGATGAACTGAACGTGCCGCCGGATCAGCGCCGCGATGGTGCACCGCATGGTCTGGACGAACGCTTTCGGGATCATCTCCATGCGCTCGGAGCGACGGTTGAGCGTACAACGCTGATCACCTATCGCCAGCAACTGCAGACAGTCCGTGAGGTTGCACGCAGGTATCAGGAGCGGATGTACAGCAGTTGCTGGATACTGCCGGACCATATCCACGCTGAGGCGGCGCGACGCCTGCAACACTGGATCGATGAGCAGTGTCCCGATCCCGATACGCCGCGCGACGCACCGGCGCGGATCGATGCGATGATTGCGCGCCGGACATAG